In Setaria italica strain Yugu1 chromosome IX, Setaria_italica_v2.0, whole genome shotgun sequence, the genomic stretch GCTCGCCGTCGTAGCGGCGGAGCACCTGGAGCGTGAGGAGGAACGGGGGCTTGCCGGGGACGGCGAGGTCGGCGTCGGGGACCGGAGGGAGGACGTGGAAGGTGATGGCCGGGTTGgaggcggcgaggtcgccgacGTCGACGATGCGGAAGTCGGGCGAGCCGGCGGGCGGCTTGGCGATGACCATGGCGACGTCGAAGCCGTGAGCGAGGAAGACCTTGGCGAGATGCACCATGGGGACGATGTGGCCGACGCCGGGGCTGGGGTACAGGACGACGGTCTGCTGCTTCATGGGCATGGCGGCTTTCTTGTCCAtggaggtcggcggcgggggaggagagcCGGGGAGATAGCCAGATAGAGACCGCGGACGGCGGTGCCGTGGAGTGCGATCCTTTATTACTAGCAATTTGGGTCGGCTCTGAGAAGCAGACAGATCTCGGACTCGTGGTTGCTGcaccggagaagaagaagctcaTCGACTTTGTTTGATTTATCAAATCATTGCCATAGTGACAAGAAACAAAGGGATTAGTTAGCTTTGTAACGGAAAGGGCATTTGATAGCAACTGAGCTAAGGAGCGAGAGACAAGCAGTTAATTGGAACTTGGAAGTTTGCGGCTGGCACCTTAGCGATGGGAGGATGATGCTTCTTGCTCCGAAGTGCCGAGAGAGCTTGTTGCGTTTGCCACGGTTCCTAGACAGTGCCCAAATTTTGCCGCCAGTGACCTGAGTTAGAGGAAGAGGGATTGCCGAGAACCTTCTACGAGCTCCAGGCTTAGAGGGGAAGGGTCTCCTTCTACTGTGATGTTCTtctttcattgaaatttcaatgagACCTTGCTACATTGCTCAAACAtcatttcttatttttcttcctcttaATAGCACTGATGTGTTGTATGCTTCACCAATGACTTCCAAAGCGTGAGTGATCGTTACAGTATACCATCGGAATGAGAACTAGAAAAGACAAATTGGCATATTAATATGCACATAATTTTGTTCTACTCAAAAATTTGCATGAACATACATCCTTGCATCCTCTATCCATCTATACTTTTGGATGAATTATTGATGCACTTTGGTGTTTTTGTAGGGATGGAAGGGAGTGGAGCATCCTGGGGGGATTATAGAAAAGACGTGGAGCATCAGATTATATTCATGATTTTCCTCACCATTAAGAAGCTGGTTTGTCCCCAGTTTTATAGGAAGCTTCACGGTCACGGCCCAGATAAATAGGACCCACCAGGtagcaaaaaaaatttaacaCGCAAGACTCTTTAAAGTCTAAAGCAAAAAATCTTTAACACGCAAGACTCTTTAAAGTCTAAGTGCAGGTGGCTTTGCAGTAAACAGGCACTAAATTCAAACCTCAAAAGTGGAACGCATCTCTGGCGTGGTAGAAAGGCACCTATACTCCATTGCAACTCGTATATTCCACTGCTCAACGGATCTACCTTCCTATTGACCAAAAGTGGGACGGATAATTTGGAGGGGGGAAAGTTGAGGCAATAAGAAGGCCACTGAAACGACGCCCAAGTCCTGAGTAAAAGGGGGCATGCATCTTGGTGCAAACGAATTTACAAAGCTAAAATGAATGTAGGAGGAATGCTGCCGGCAGTTGGGAGAGTGATTAGTGATTAAATTAAGCTCCTAAGACGACCCTGACCATCACTATCGTTGACGTTGACGAGGAGTGCCTAATTAGCTAATTAATGTACGTTCTTGATTCTCTCGCTGCGTGATGAAGCGTGAACTCTGGCCCTCGCCACATGCACGCAATGGCGCTGGTGCAATGCAACAACCCCCATCCGTGCatacgcctcctcctcccactcctCGCCGCGACGGCCGTCGCCGCGGGAGCCTCGCCGGAGATCGACGACTTGTACGCGCTCTCCAAGCTCAAGTCATCCCTACTTACCGGCAGCGCTGGCAATAGCACCTCGCTCGCCGACTGGGACATCACGTCCTCGTCTACTGCAACATCACCTCCGTGGCAGCACTGCAACTTCTCCGGGGTCACATGCGACGCCTCCAGCCGCGTCGTCGCCATCAACCTCACCGGCGTCCCTCTATACGGCGGCGTGCTTCCAAGCGCGGTCTCGCTGCTCGACGCTCTCTCAAGCCTCACCGTCGCCTCCTGCTTCCTGTTGGGCCCTATACCAGCATCGCTTGCCTCGATGCCTCTCCTCCGCCACCTCAACCTCTCCCACAACAACATCTCCGGCTTCTTCCCGTACGGACCACCGGCACCCTACTTCCCCTCCGCCGAGGTGATCGATGTCTACTGTAACAACCTCACCGGTCCCCTCCCGCCGTTCGGCAGGTCGCTGACAAGGTTGCGACACCTGAACCTTGGCGGTAACTACTTCTCGGGCAGCATACCCGAGGAGTACGGCGACATCAAGCGGCTCGAGTTCCTTTGGCTCTGCGGCAACTGGCTATCCGGCCGTGTGCCACCGTCACTGTCGAGGCTCAAGAGACTAAAGGTGATGAATTTAGGGTACGGCAACTCATTCGACGGCGGCATCCCGTCGGAGTTCGGCGAGCTTGAGGCCCTTGTCGACCTTGAGATGGCCCTCTGCCATCTCACAGGACCTATCCCTCCGGAGCTCGGCCACCTCACTCGGCTTGAAATACTCTACCTCTATTCGAACAATTTGGGCGGGGAAATCCCTGCCGAGCTCGGCAGCCTCAAGAACCTCACGTACCTGGATCTCTCCTTCAACGAGCTTACCGGCAAGATACCGGCAAGCTTCGCCGGTCTATCCCGACTGCGACTACTCCAGCTATTTGCCAACGAACTCCAAGGTGTGATTCCAAAGTTTGTTGGGGAATTGCCTCAGCTGGAAATCCTCCAAGCATGGCAAAACAACCTTACTGGGGAACTCCCGGCCAACCTTGGCAAGAACGGCAGGTTGTTGACGCTGGATGTCACGGATAACCACCTCACCGGCGCCATACCGCCCCATCTCTGTTCCGGCAGGCGGCTTCAGTCTCTCATTCTGATGTGGAACAAGCTCTCTGGACCAATACCCGAAGACCTCGGCAACTGCAAGACGCTTACCAGAGTTCGCCTGAACAACAACTTCCTCAGCCGCTCCATTCCGGCCGGCTTTCTTGATCTCCCTAAGAATACCATGTTGGACTTGAGCCATAACTTGCTCTCAGGCGAGCTCCCGGATGTGACTCCCAGTGCCGGGCTGAGCTTCTTGTCAGTAGCGTCCAACAGTTTATCCGGTGCTGTGCCGCCGGAGATTGGGCATCTCAAGAAGCTGTCCACGCTCAACTTCAGCGCCAACGAGCTCACCGCCAGCGTTCCGCGAGAGCTCAGCCACTGTGAGTCGCTGACCGTTCTAGACCTCAGCCGCAACCAGCTCACCGGAGAGATACCGAAAGAGATCACAAATCTGAAGGTTCTAACAACGTTGAACCTGTCGAGGAACAGAATCTCCGGTGAGCTTCCGCTAGAGATCCGTGAGATGATCAGCCTCGGCGTCCTCGATGTTTCCTACAACAACCTCAGCGGCCGTGTGTCAGTGTCACAACTTCAGGGGGTGTTCGTCCTCTCAGACGCGTCAGATTTCGAAGGCAACCCTGGCCTCTGTGTGGAGCACGTCACCGCCGCTTCGTGCTACCGTCTGCAGCGTTCGCTGGCGCGATGCGACAAGCCGAGGATGCTGCTGTGGCTTGTGCCGTCCGTCAGCACCgtggcggtggccatggccgtGTTCCTTGGGGTAAGGTGGCGTGAGGCGGCGAAGCGGCGGCCTGCGTCTTGGAAGATGACGCGGTTCCACAACCTGGACCTGGAAATGGACGACGTGCTCGGATCCCTCAGGGAGGAGAACGTCGTCGGCAGGGGCGGCGCTGGCACCGTCTACCGCTGCGCGACACGGGGCGGCTCGGAGGTCGCCGTCAAGCGCCTCCCggggcccggccgccgccgcgaccacGGCTTCCGGGCCGAGGTGGCCACGCTCGGCGGCGTCCGGCACCGCAACATCGTGC encodes the following:
- the LOC101752861 gene encoding leucine-rich repeat receptor-like kinase protein THICK TASSEL DWARF1, coding for MHAMALVQCNNPHPCIRLLLPLLAATAVAAGASPEIDDLYALSKLKSSLLTGSAGNSTSLADWDITSSSTATSPPWQHCNFSGVTCDASSRVVAINLTGVPLYGGVLPSAVSLLDALSSLTVASCFLLGPIPASLASMPLLRHLNLSHNNISGFFPYGPPAPYFPSAEVIDVYCNNLTGPLPPFGRSLTRLRHLNLGGNYFSGSIPEEYGDIKRLEFLWLCGNWLSGRVPPSLSRLKRLKVMNLGYGNSFDGGIPSEFGELEALVDLEMALCHLTGPIPPELGHLTRLEILYLYSNNLGGEIPAELGSLKNLTYLDLSFNELTGKIPASFAGLSRLRLLQLFANELQGVIPKFVGELPQLEILQAWQNNLTGELPANLGKNGRLLTLDVTDNHLTGAIPPHLCSGRRLQSLILMWNKLSGPIPEDLGNCKTLTRVRLNNNFLSRSIPAGFLDLPKNTMLDLSHNLLSGELPDVTPSAGLSFLSVASNSLSGAVPPEIGHLKKLSTLNFSANELTASVPRELSHCESLTVLDLSRNQLTGEIPKEITNLKVLTTLNLSRNRISGELPLEIREMISLGVLDVSYNNLSGRVSVSQLQGVFVLSDASDFEGNPGLCVEHVTAASCYRLQRSLARCDKPRMLLWLVPSVSTVAVAMAVFLGVRWREAAKRRPASWKMTRFHNLDLEMDDVLGSLREENVVGRGGAGTVYRCATRGGSEVAVKRLPGPGRRRDHGFRAEVATLGGVRHRNIVRLLGFASGAEGNLLLYEFMPAGSLGGVLHGDNGALLGWHTRHRVATEAARALCYLHHECLPRILHRDVKSSNILLDAAMEAHVADFGLAKFLSRGASGSGTGAVAAEECVSAIAGTYGYIAPEYAYTLRVDEKTDVYSFGVVLLELVTGRRPLGDFGDEIDLVHWARSAVPTPSDTTAVLAVADPRLPREPADLIARLFRVGTSCVREDSQARPTMREVVHVLSSFVPVAEPASSTSAPPL